TAGACCGCTACACCACAGCTCCGCAGTTTTAATTAATGCTTGCCTCATTAGCGACAATAACTATTATAGCTGACCGGTGGGAATGTGTCAAAGGTTTTTTCAAGAGAAACAAAAGGTTTGGTAGCCGGCAGCATAAGGAATGAGATTTGCGAGGTCTATATCTTAAATATTAACATATTATATGGCCGGGCATTATACAAATAATTGATCATATATCCGCACAAAAGTTTAAGGGAAAATCCGCTGCCCATACTTTTGTCTACAGCGGGAGCGGATTTTTCCAAACACGAAAGTAAATCTTACTTTCATACAACTATCTATTTTAATACTATTATTATTTATTACCACCATATAGACCACCATGCCGCCAACACGGCACCATCAGAGGATGAAATTACCTAACGCTATTTAGGATAGGTGAAGATTCTTCTCTTGCCTATGGTTGCCCCTCTACGCCGCCACGGGGTCATCCTGTACTCGCATCAATCGCATGCTGTTGGCGATCACAATCATGGCGGCTCCGGTGTCGGCAAAAACCGCCATCCAGAGGTTGGTGAATCCCCAGAATGTGCCCACGATAAACAATGCTTTTACCAGCAGTGCGAATGTGATATTCTGCTTAATTATGCTCAGCGTACGGCGGCCCAATTTCATGGTGTAGGGTAGTTTGGACAAATCATCGGCCATCAGGGCAATATCCGCTGTTTCCAGCGCGGTGTCGGTGCCTGCGCCCCCCATAGCAATGCCGATGTCGGCGGCGGCCAGGGCCGGCGCGTCGTTGACCCCGTCACCCACCATAGCTACCTTGCCGTAGCGTGACTGCAATTGCTTAATAGTGGATAGTTTGTCTTGGGGCAATAATTCAGCTTTGTATTCCAGCCCGCCCAGGTGATCGGCAATGGTACTGGCGGTGGCGGTATTATCTCCGGTGAGCATCATCAGTCTTTTGGTACCGGCTGAACGTAATTTCTGCAAAACAGTTGCAATGTTGGGGCGCACTTGGTCGGCAACAGCGATAATGCCCATTAGCTGTTCCGCCGTGCCCACCAGCATGGCGGTTTTGCCTTGTTTCTGTAATGCGGCCAGCTGATCTTGTACTTCGGATAATTTAGTACTCGGATCTAAATATTTATATGCGGAATCAGGGCCAATTGACATTGACATTTTGGCTAAGTCAATGCCTAAACCTTGGAATAATTTTTCATTTCCTATATAATAGTTACGTCCGTTAACCACAGCTGTGACTCCCCGACCGGTAATTGATTGGAATTGCCGGCCAGCCGGCGCTGTTGCTCCTAAACGATCGGCATATTGGAGGATGGCCCGGGCCACCGGGTGCTGAGAGCGGCTTTCCAGCGCCGCAGCTATGCTAAGCAGGAACTCCTTTTGATTGCCGGGCAGGGCTATTACATCTGTCACCTCGGGACGCCCCTCGGTGAGGGTGCCGGTCTTATCAAAAGCTATTGCATTTAATGCTCCCAACTTTTCCAGGTAGGCACCGCCTTTAATCAATACTCCCCGCCGGGCGGCACTGCCGATGGCTGATACAATGGCTACCGGGGTTGATATCACCAGTGCGCAGGGGCAGGCTATTACCAGCAGTATCAGTGCTTTCTCCAGCCAGGATTTAAAAGGTAGACCCAGGGCAAGGAAGGGAATGGTGGCCATGGCCAGCGCCACGGCAATTACCGCCGGAGTGTAATATTTGGCGAACACGTCTACAAATTGCTGAGAGGGTGCTCGCTGGGCTTGAGCTTCTTCCACCAGGTTAATAATTTTAGCCAGAGTAGTATCCTGTGCCAGTCTGGTTACTTTTATTTCCAAGGCTCCATCTTCATTAGCAGTACCGGCAAACACTTCTGCCCCGGCGTTCTTTTCTACGGGCAGCGATTCACCGGTAATAGATGCCTGGTTGACCAGAGAAGTGCCTATAAGCACCGTGCCGTCCATAGCTATGTGTTCACCGGGTTTGACGATGATTATATCTCCCACCGCAATTTGTTCCACGGGCAGCATTGCCTCAATGCCGTTGCGCCGCACCAGTGCTTCCCGGGGAGTCAGTTCCATCAATGCCCTAATGGATGACCTGGTTCTAGCCATGCTATAAGTCTGTAAGGTGTTCCCCAGGGAAAAAAGAAAGACCACGGTGGCTCCCTCAAACCATTCCCCGATGGCAACGGCCCCAATGGCGGCCACGCTCATGAGCACATTCATGTCCAGGCTGAGAGCCCTGATAGAATAAAAAGCGCTTTTTACCACAAAGAAACCGCCGGACAGCATGGCCGCCAGCAGTAGACCTATAACCAGCCGGTCAGCTGTGGTAAATAATGACGCTGCCGTACCTCCGGCTAAAAATAAGCCGGATAAGGCCGTTGATATTAGTTTGGGATCTTGCCAAACCGTCTTGCTCATACCAATAGCCGCTGTGCCGGCGGGTGTGGCTTCGTAACCGACTTCCTTAATAGTCCGCAGTATTTGCAACATACTGCAGGTGTGCTTAACGCTCATTTTGGAGGCTCCGAAATTAATTACCGCTTTTTCCACACCCGGTAAACCGGCAATTCTTTTTTCTAATTTAGCTGCGCAATCAGCGCAATCCAAGCCTTGTAAAACAAGAATTGTATTTTGCACACCTTTTTTTTGTTCAGTTGGATTTTTTACTTTTGTGCCATCCGGCTCCGCTGCATTTGCCTGTTGGCGAAGCATTCCCGGTGTTAATTCTTCCATTATATCAGGTTTTACACAATTGCAATTATGTCCCGAACGTTGTGTCATTGAATAAACCTCCAAATGCGTTAACTTTATTTTATGCCAGAAATACATATTGCATAAGCGCGTACCACAGTGAGGTACATATTACTTTTTAGAAGGATGATTTTTACCAAATTCCAAGACTTCCGCTTCTATAGGTGGGGGGCCTATTTTTACTTCAGGTGGGGTAGAATCCTCACCAGAAGCCCTGATGCTCAGCTTTAGCTGAGGAGTTCACTAATTAGCTGATATTACAGACGGGTTACCCGTTGATATAGTGTTTTTTATGTTGTAAGGCCACATCGATAATAGTTTTGACACATGCGTCAGTTAAATAATAAAACACCATTTTACCCTGTTTCCTGCTCCTGGCCAGGCCCATGTTTTTAAGCAGCCGTAAATGGTGGGAAGCCGCTGCCACACTGGATTCAATTATCTGGGAGATATCACAAACGCACAGTTCTTCCCGGGCCAGGGCATAAATAATCTTTATCCTTGTTTCATCAGCCAGCGCTTTAAATATTTGACTTAAGCCCTCAGTATTTGCCACTTGTTGTTTCATACGATTTACTTTTTCCTCATCATAACAAAATATGTCGCAAACCTGGTTTTGTTCCGGTGTTTCCATTATCATTATCACCCTTTTTAATATGATATTCAAACATTAAAACAACTGCTTTAATATTATATTAAAACAGTTCGCTATTTTTGTAAACATTATTTTAGGCAATTGATTTAATTCATGCTAAGTGTTAAAAATTAAATAGGCGCGGGTAAATATCCCATGCGGGATGATCATGGCGGATCGCCCGCCTAATTCCGGCTTATTTGCCGGTTTAGAAAAAAAATAAGAAAGGAATAATTTAGATGGCTAAAAATAAGACTCCCATCACTCCCGCCATACGAATGCTGCGTAATGAAAAGGTTAAATTTGAGGAGCATATATACGCTTATGAGGATAAGGGCGGAACCGCCGTTTCATCGAGAGAGCTTGGCGTTGATGAGCATTATATGATTAAAACACTAATTATGGAGGACGAAAATAAAAAACCTTTAATTGTCCTAATGCACGGCGACCTGCAAGTTTCCACTAAAAAACTGGCCCGGCTGCTTGGTGTAAAAAGTATATTCCCCTGTTCTCCCGATACAGCCAATAGGTATACGGGGTACATGGTAGGTGGTACTTCGCCCTTTGGTACCCGCAAGCCGATGCCTGTGTATATGGAACAAACTATTGCCGAACTGCCTGAAATATATATTAACGGGGGTAAACGTGGCTTTGCGATCAGTCTTGATCCTCGGGAAGCGATGCGTATTTTAAAACCAACTCTTGTGCAAGTGGGTATATGACGCGTTCTTAAAAATTGTCCCCGCGGGAGCTATCGGCGAGCCTCGGCATTAACTACCCTTGCTATTGTGAATGGGAAGCCGTACTGTAAAAACGCCGCCGCCCTCCGGCCGGTTTGCAGCGCTAATAAAGCCGCCGTGCCGGTTCACAATCCAACGGGCAATGGATAGTCCCAGCCCGGACCCCTCTTGTCCCCGAGTGTTTTCACTGCGGTAGAAGCGGTCAAAAATGCGATCCTCTTCCCCGGGCGTCAAACCGGGTCCCTGGTCAGTCACGGTAATCTCCACCCACTGACGCGGAAGCACAGTGGCCGTTAACCCTATCGTACTGCACGGGGGTGAATATTTAAAGGCATTGTCCAACAATATGAACATTAACTGGCTGAAGTAATCGCGGTTTACCAGCACCCGGGCTTCGGGTGAATAGTGTTCCTCATAAACAAACTCCCGATCACCGGCTAAAAAACGAGCTTTTCTAGCAACTCCCTGCAGTAGTTCTGTCAAAAGAACAGATTCCTTTTCCGGCATAAAGCCGGCATCAGCCCGGGCCAATATCAAAAGGTCTTCCACCAGCCGGGTCAGGCGGCGGGCCTCGTCGGTGATATCATTTAGCGCCTCTGATATCAGTGCCGGGTCGGCAGCTTGCATTTTTAACAGCAGTTCGGCATTGCCCCTGATGGTGGTCAGTGGTGTGCGCAGTTCGTGGGAGGCGTCGGAAACAAACCGGCGCTGCAGGTCATAGCTTTGCTGCAAGCGGTGGTACATAGTTTCCAGCCGTTCAAACATGGCGTTTAAAGTGACTACCAGCCGTCCCAGCTCGTCAGACGGGCCGGTATAATCGATACGTCTGCTCAAATCACTGCCGCTTTCTATGGAAGCTGCTGTGCCGGTGATTTTATCCAGAGGCTTTAAAGCTGTTCGGGCTAAAAGCCAACCCAGCAGTGCGGCCAGGATGATCGAAACCGTACCCACAAGGGCGATAAAAAACCGCAGCCGGTTTAAGAGCGTGTGTACTGTGGACAGTGCCCGTCCCACTTGCAGCAGTCCCACCAGTTGCCCCTCAACCACCAGCGGCACATTATACACCCGTATTTGTTGTCCGCCGGCCTGTACGGTTTCGTAAAAGCCTTTTCCTTTTAGTGCATATTTCAGCGTGTATTCTCCCAAGGGCAGATATTGTCCCCCCAGGTTGTTGGATCGGGATACCACCCGACCCCGGGTATCCACCGCTTGCAGGTAGGTATCGGGTGTAGCAAAAACATCCACGTTGGGCAGTGCTACTTCGAGCAGCGAAAAAGGGCTGCCTGTAACCCTAATTGATTTGACCAGCGATGCAGCCCTGGCGGCGATGCCTTCATCCACTTCTCTATATAACGTGTGGGAAGTGGCTAGAAGCAGTGCCGTAGTTAATATAAACAGTACCAGGACGAGCACTCCGGTATAGAGCAGGGTTAGTTTGGTGCGCAGGTGCATTTGATGATCACTCCTCCTGGAACGGCGGTCTTGGAAATATCGGCATTTATTTATCGCATATCCGCCAGGGCCGCCTGACCGTGAAGCTGGCTGAGAACCCCTCAACACCCGGCACCAAAATTGCCGGCT
This genomic interval from Desulfoscipio sp. XC116 contains the following:
- a CDS encoding metalloregulator ArsR/SmtB family transcription factor, producing the protein METPEQNQVCDIFCYDEEKVNRMKQQVANTEGLSQIFKALADETRIKIIYALAREELCVCDISQIIESSVAAASHHLRLLKNMGLARSRKQGKMVFYYLTDACVKTIIDVALQHKKHYING
- the ybaK gene encoding Cys-tRNA(Pro) deacylase encodes the protein MAKNKTPITPAIRMLRNEKVKFEEHIYAYEDKGGTAVSSRELGVDEHYMIKTLIMEDENKKPLIVLMHGDLQVSTKKLARLLGVKSIFPCSPDTANRYTGYMVGGTSPFGTRKPMPVYMEQTIAELPEIYINGGKRGFAISLDPREAMRILKPTLVQVGI
- a CDS encoding heavy metal translocating P-type ATPase, with translation MTQRSGHNCNCVKPDIMEELTPGMLRQQANAAEPDGTKVKNPTEQKKGVQNTILVLQGLDCADCAAKLEKRIAGLPGVEKAVINFGASKMSVKHTCSMLQILRTIKEVGYEATPAGTAAIGMSKTVWQDPKLISTALSGLFLAGGTAASLFTTADRLVIGLLLAAMLSGGFFVVKSAFYSIRALSLDMNVLMSVAAIGAVAIGEWFEGATVVFLFSLGNTLQTYSMARTRSSIRALMELTPREALVRRNGIEAMLPVEQIAVGDIIIVKPGEHIAMDGTVLIGTSLVNQASITGESLPVEKNAGAEVFAGTANEDGALEIKVTRLAQDTTLAKIINLVEEAQAQRAPSQQFVDVFAKYYTPAVIAVALAMATIPFLALGLPFKSWLEKALILLVIACPCALVISTPVAIVSAIGSAARRGVLIKGGAYLEKLGALNAIAFDKTGTLTEGRPEVTDVIALPGNQKEFLLSIAAALESRSQHPVARAILQYADRLGATAPAGRQFQSITGRGVTAVVNGRNYYIGNEKLFQGLGIDLAKMSMSIGPDSAYKYLDPSTKLSEVQDQLAALQKQGKTAMLVGTAEQLMGIIAVADQVRPNIATVLQKLRSAGTKRLMMLTGDNTATASTIADHLGGLEYKAELLPQDKLSTIKQLQSRYGKVAMVGDGVNDAPALAAADIGIAMGGAGTDTALETADIALMADDLSKLPYTMKLGRRTLSIIKQNITFALLVKALFIVGTFWGFTNLWMAVFADTGAAMIVIANSMRLMRVQDDPVAA
- a CDS encoding HAMP domain-containing sensor histidine kinase yields the protein MHLRTKLTLLYTGVLVLVLFILTTALLLATSHTLYREVDEGIAARAASLVKSIRVTGSPFSLLEVALPNVDVFATPDTYLQAVDTRGRVVSRSNNLGGQYLPLGEYTLKYALKGKGFYETVQAGGQQIRVYNVPLVVEGQLVGLLQVGRALSTVHTLLNRLRFFIALVGTVSIILAALLGWLLARTALKPLDKITGTAASIESGSDLSRRIDYTGPSDELGRLVVTLNAMFERLETMYHRLQQSYDLQRRFVSDASHELRTPLTTIRGNAELLLKMQAADPALISEALNDITDEARRLTRLVEDLLILARADAGFMPEKESVLLTELLQGVARKARFLAGDREFVYEEHYSPEARVLVNRDYFSQLMFILLDNAFKYSPPCSTIGLTATVLPRQWVEITVTDQGPGLTPGEEDRIFDRFYRSENTRGQEGSGLGLSIARWIVNRHGGFISAANRPEGGGVFTVRLPIHNSKGS